The Bacteroidota bacterium sequence ACTTTCGAAAACCCGTCCATGAATACCTCCTTGAAGATACAAGGTTCCGGTAGCTGAATCAACTGTCAGTGCATGTTCTGAACGAATTCCAAAATCGTTTGCCGGCATTTGTTCCCATTTTATTCCATCTGTAGATCGCCAAACATCATTAAAATATTTGACTGCATATTCACCTGATTTACCGGGAATCATGGTGGCACCTCCAATTAAATAAATATAATTGATTCCTCCATGCATCGCAACAGTACAACTATGATTAAATCGTGGATACCAATCAATTAAAGAATCCAATTCAGGTGTAAAAATGGGTTTTATTTCTATCCAGACTTCACCATCTGTACTTTTCCAAACATCATTGGCATAATTACGATAGCCATTAGCTTCGTCAACATAAAAACCGCCAATCAAATACATGGCATTCTCAAATGAGATAAGTTGATGACCTCGCCTACCCTTCCAAGGGGCATCTTCCAAAACTAACGTCCAATTTTCTCCATCCTCCGAACTCCACACATCTTCATAATAAGGATCTTGTCCGTGATTACCTGAATTGTAGCCACCAATAATCCAGAGTTTATCATTAAATACGAGGGATGCATGATCCCATCGATTGTCCCAATCGGCATTTTTAACAATTTGAGTCCATGTAAAATCACCTGTGTACTCATCGACATTATGCTCATCAAAGGATATGAACTCACACCCTGCAATTGAAAACAAAATCAGACATACAATAATTGCTAAGCTTTTCTTCATCATCATAGTTTATTCAAATGAATTACAAATTAGTATTGCAATAATATTAAAAGCTTCTGTAAAAAGAGTTTGTAGTTATAAACAGGAAATTGTTTGCTCCCCTTTATTTGGGAAAAATGTATAAATTAGAAATATGAATTTCTAGCGTCCCATTGTATTTGTGAGAATAACGCCACCCAACGTAATAAATCCACCAATGATAGAGGCAATTGTTGGAATTTCGTGTATCCATATGAGTGCAATGATCATAGTAAGTACCGGAGAAATATACAAATAACTGGTAATGTGCGTAGCTGAAGGAAATTTGGGCAAAACATAGGTCCAGATAACATAGGCAACAGCAGCAGGAAAAATACCCAAATACACTACTTCAAGTGTAGCAATAGTCGTAGCAATCTGAATATCATGAATTAATTGGGGTATGAAAATGAGCATAAAAAAGGTTCCAAACCAAAAAGTATATGATGCTACTTCCAGAGGTGTGTATTTTTCCAGCAATCGTTTCTGAAAAATAACATATAAACTTCCTGAGCAGGCAGCCATTAAAACCAAAAGTGTTCCGGTATTTAAAGTCCCAAATCCACTTTCGGAAAAAGAAATGAGGGCAATACCTGAAAAACTAATTAAGATTCCAAACCATCCCCACTTATTCAGTTTTTGCTTGAGAATAAACAGTGAAAAAAGAGCTGTAAAGATCGGCACAGCACTCACCAAAAAGCTGGAAGTCCCTGCTGTCACTGTTTGTTCACCAATATTCAGACACAAATGATATAGAGTAATGCCAACAAAACCGGCTAATGCAAAAAACGGAATATCAGATTTTTTGGGAAATGGCATTTTAATAATCAAGGCATAAATACCTAATATAAAGGATGCTATCAGGAAACGTAACAAAGCCAAGGCTTGAGGAGAATAACTTTCAAGAGCAGATCGAATACCCACAAAAGCAGAAGCCCAAAACAGGATAGCTAAACCCAGAAGTAAAAGTATCCGAATGGGAACTTTGACTCTTAAATCAGGGATGCCTTTATCTGGAACTGGCCTCATATTGATGATTCATTTTTTAAGGTAGGCAAAGGTAGAAATAAATTATCCACAATGACTAAAACTCCTCAATTTCAGAATTGACTTCTTTCCTTTATCTTCGAACATTTTTCAGAGTAGCGTATTTCTTTAAATACAATACTCTAACATGGAATACATTTCTATTTACTACATTTTAATAAGCAATGATATAAAGAATAAGATATCATGAAGATTTCATTAAATATCTGTTTGCCATTCTTAATCGGATTGGCTGTTGCAACCCTTTTATATATGACCATAGGCTGGTGGGGATTTTGGGCCATATTCCCTTGGATTGGATTCTCCATCTCAACAGGTATCTTTTTACGCTCAAGATTTAAAGGTAAAAAGAAAATAATAGGGAGAAAAGTAGCCAGCCTGATGATATTACCTTGTATGTTAATTTTTATGCCAATCATTAATAATGAAAATTTCCAATTAGAAGGTGTTGCATTAATAGTGATGGTCGGTTTTTTCAGTAAAGGATTCATTCATTATGCAATTGCTAAAATATTTGGACCATTAATTTGGGGAAGAGGATTTTGCGGCTGGGCATGCTGGACTGCAGCAATTCTCGATTGGTTACCTGTTCAAAAGAAAAAGAAACAAATCAATCCACAATATAAAAACATACGCTTTATTGCACTCCTTATTTCGCTGTTAATTCCATACTATTTGGTTTTTGTTTTGAATTATGATGTTAGAGCTGATTATCTCGGCCAAAAGGAAATGATCTGGATGTTTACGGGCAACCTTCTATATTATGCAATTGGAATTCCTCTGGCCTTTGTTTTAAATGATCAGAGAGCTTTCTGCAAATATGTTTGTCCTGTTTCATTAGTAATGATTCCTACCAGAAAACTAAGCATAATTAATATTAAACCAACAGCTAATGAATGCATTGAATGCGGTGCATGTAACAAAATTTGCCCAATGGATATTGACGTAATGAGCTATATCTCAAACCATAAAAAAATAAGACATGCCGAGTGTATTCTTTGTGATGATTGTACAGCTGTTTGTCCTGTTCAAGCCATGTAAATAAACGGATCGATGTTCCGAATAATAGAAAAACAATATCGCCAACCAAAAGGTTTTCTCGGAAAAATTATTTCCAAATTGATGCAAAGAGCAAACAGCTATGCATACGACAAACTGGTAAGCAAATTAAGTATTCAGGAAAACGATCAAATTTTAGAGATTGGCTTTGGACATGGACTGGGAATACAAAAAATTTTAGCAAAATACAACTGTATAATCACAGGGATTGATTTCTCCTCATTAATGTATGCTAAATCAATTAAACGATTTAAAAAACAAATAGATAACAACAAAGTCAAGCTTTTGTATGGGAACTTTTTAGAACATACATTTGAATCCAATTTCTATGATAAAATATACGTATTGAATGTGACCTATTTCTGGACCAGTCTTGAAATTCCTTTTGTAAAAATCAGGAATTTATTAAAAGAAAATGGCTGTTTTCATCTGTTTATGGATGATGATGTAGAATTAACAAGACAAGGATTTACAAAAGGTGATGTCTTTTGCATGCATTCCGTTGAGCATGTAATTGAGCAATTAAAACAGGCAGGCTTTCAACATGTAGCATACCAAAAAGAAGATGGCTATTTTATACAATGTGAGAAATAATTCAATTTGAAATATTAATGAAATATCTAAGAAAAATATGGGTTCGCGCAATTATAAGCATGCTTTTTGGTGCATTAACTACTGAAATTATTCACATTGCAATTGGTGATCCTAACAGACCCATGGGCACTAATTTTACGCTTATATACGCTTTGATAGTTTTCTTAATACTTACATTTTTGCTGAGAAAAATGGATAAAGATAGCTCATCATAAATCATCTCATCATGATTTAATCTCTACTAATTCTGAACTTAAAATGATTAAAGACTATATCT is a genomic window containing:
- a CDS encoding EamA family transporter produces the protein MRPVPDKGIPDLRVKVPIRILLLLGLAILFWASAFVGIRSALESYSPQALALLRFLIASFILGIYALIIKMPFPKKSDIPFFALAGFVGITLYHLCLNIGEQTVTAGTSSFLVSAVPIFTALFSLFILKQKLNKWGWFGILISFSGIALISFSESGFGTLNTGTLLVLMAACSGSLYVIFQKRLLEKYTPLEVASYTFWFGTFFMLIFIPQLIHDIQIATTIATLEVVYLGIFPAAVAYVIWTYVLPKFPSATHITSYLYISPVLTMIIALIWIHEIPTIASIIGGFITLGGVILTNTMGR
- a CDS encoding 4Fe-4S dicluster domain-containing protein — encoded protein: MKISLNICLPFLIGLAVATLLYMTIGWWGFWAIFPWIGFSISTGIFLRSRFKGKKKIIGRKVASLMILPCMLIFMPIINNENFQLEGVALIVMVGFFSKGFIHYAIAKIFGPLIWGRGFCGWACWTAAILDWLPVQKKKKQINPQYKNIRFIALLISLLIPYYLVFVLNYDVRADYLGQKEMIWMFTGNLLYYAIGIPLAFVLNDQRAFCKYVCPVSLVMIPTRKLSIINIKPTANECIECGACNKICPMDIDVMSYISNHKKIRHAECILCDDCTAVCPVQAM
- a CDS encoding class I SAM-dependent methyltransferase, which codes for MFRIIEKQYRQPKGFLGKIISKLMQRANSYAYDKLVSKLSIQENDQILEIGFGHGLGIQKILAKYNCIITGIDFSSLMYAKSIKRFKKQIDNNKVKLLYGNFLEHTFESNFYDKIYVLNVTYFWTSLEIPFVKIRNLLKENGCFHLFMDDDVELTRQGFTKGDVFCMHSVEHVIEQLKQAGFQHVAYQKEDGYFIQCEK